GCAAAACCAAAAGATTGTCATTATTGGTGGAAGCTCAGGTATTGGTTTAGAAACAGCTAAGCAAGTCATTTCGCTTGGAGCGGAAGTGGTAATCGCCAGCCGCTCGGAGGATAAATTGCACAAGGCCAAGGAAATGCTGGGCCCTCGTGCTGTAATACATGTGCTGGACACGTCAGATGAGCAGCAGGTAAAATCTTTCTTCGAAAAAGTCGGCCCCTATGATCATCTTATCGTTAGCGCGGCAGAAACATCAGGTGGGGCATTCCTTCAGTCGGAGACAGATCAAGCCCGCAAGCTATTCGAAAACAAATTTTGGGGACAGTATTATGCAGCTAAATACGGGGCTTCCCAACTCTCAGCCGAGGGTTCCATTACCTTATTTTCAGGAGTGGTGGCTTACAAGCCGATGATCGGCTCCTCTGCGCTCGGTGCTGTGAATGCAGCCGTTGCGAATCTTGGTCAAACCTTGGCGTTAGAGCTTGCTCCCATCCGCGTGAATGTCGTCTCACCCGGCATTATTGACACACCTTCCCGTAGCAAAATGCCTGAAAATACACGCAATCAATTCTATGATACGGTCGCGCATAAGCTCCCTGTGAAGCGAGTTGGACTTGCGGAGGATGTTGCACGAGGCGTACTTTATTTGATTCAAAATCAGTTTGTGACCGGAACAGTCCTTCATGTGGATGGCGGACACATTTTAACATAAAAGCTTCGTCCTAAATCTGTC
The Paenibacillus peoriae DNA segment above includes these coding regions:
- a CDS encoding SDR family oxidoreductase, translating into MQNQKIVIIGGSSGIGLETAKQVISLGAEVVIASRSEDKLHKAKEMLGPRAVIHVLDTSDEQQVKSFFEKVGPYDHLIVSAAETSGGAFLQSETDQARKLFENKFWGQYYAAKYGASQLSAEGSITLFSGVVAYKPMIGSSALGAVNAAVANLGQTLALELAPIRVNVVSPGIIDTPSRSKMPENTRNQFYDTVAHKLPVKRVGLAEDVARGVLYLIQNQFVTGTVLHVDGGHILT